From Aspergillus fumigatus Af293 chromosome 3, whole genome shotgun sequence, a single genomic window includes:
- a CDS encoding 3'-5' exonuclease — translation MRWFVVTNTDSFASPGRTNAPIFPTLPLHLLVPLSYQYCFLSALLPLSIVAGHPVQSLDMDRTERLKLLFSEDEFLLRLNTRLNAQSKPDLKATEAASSTVVTQEEVQPEKVDEDSEPNTKAGGNAEGLDKSLVQETGQCNSSTPTPGTRYFSHEQEVPSTPLDGFFCPLVAISKYPYKFVHKELSQMVANRFFNGGKFWQRVWDLYYVHVPPHLRPRPLLLVPAAQVRKFIQEINRELEATLSIPEEREMGLLLDFNLDGVPQPTFIGQCTSREMKDELESTIPPRTNYEPPSEMDESRLAYEQMIGHGIDASKSKSRSKASKAKKQIRLQAGIKSVQALRKMRCYLGLQPCHSLDLPKLIDERSWEEKGNDDCSMAQRLDETSDTGIPRLDLNNPTMFPFWQEPILISVDVECNERCPGQVTEVGISTLDTMELVDTLPGEDAENWTSQIRSRHLRVREYGHIVNRQYVTGCPGSFEFGESEWVSKGKLADVVQACFQPPYSFGVEDMDGVQVGSGPEHKHQKRSLILVGHNTAMDVKYLASLGIPVFEDVTAAFVERIDTAELYRAIRGEFNQHSLASILGELGIIGWNLHNAGNDARYTLEALVRMICRDTGEASAAASMVG, via the exons ATGCGTTGGTTCGTGGTTACCAACACGGACTCATTTGCCAGTCCTGGTAGGACAAACGCTCCTATCTTCCCAACTTTGCCCTTACACTTGCTCGTCCCTCTTAGCTATCAATACTGCTTTCTTTCAGCTCTCTTGCCCCTCTCAATCGTGGCAGGTCATCCTGTTCAAAGCTTGGATATGGACAGAACAGAACGCCTGAAGCTTCTCTTCAGCGAGGATGAGTTTTTGCTTCGGCTCAACACCCGCCTCAATGCCCAATCTAAACCTGACCTCAAGGCAACGGAAGCAGCTTCCTCGACTGTAGTAACACAGGAAGAAGTACAGCCGGAAAAGGTCGACGAAGACTCGGAACCAAATACCAAAGCAGGGGGAAACGCTGAAGGCCTCGACAAGAGCCTTGTCCAAGAGACAGGCCAGTGCAACTCATCCACTCCGACACCAGGCACTAGGTATTTCAGCCATGAGCAAGAGGTGCCGTCAACACCACTGGATGGATTCTTCTGCCCCCTTGTGGCTATATCTAAGTATCCCTACAAGTTTGTCCACAAAGAACTGTCACAGATGGTAGCCAACCGATTCTTCAACGGGGGGAAGTTTTGGCAGAGAGTCTGGGATTT ATACTATGTCCATGTCCCTCCTCATCTCAGGCCACGTCCGCTGTTGCTCGTGCCTGCTGCTCAAGTCAGGAAGTTCATACAGGAAATCAATCGTGAGCTTGAAGCTACGCTGTCGATCCCggaggagagagaaatgggATTGCTCTTGGACTTTAACCTGGACGGAGTCCCTCAACCGACATTCATCGGCCAGTGTACAAGCCGGGAGATGAAAGATGAACTGGAATCGACCATTCCTCCGCGCACCAACTACGAGCCTCCTTCCGAGATGGATGAATCGCGTCTTGCGTACGAGCAAATGATTGGACATGGAATAGATGCGTCGAAAAGCAAGAGTAGGAGCAAAGCatccaaggcgaagaaacaGATCCGGCTTCAGGCTGGAATAAAGTCGGTACAAGCTCTGAGGAAAATGCGTTGCTACCTTGGTCTGCAACCCTGCCACTCCCTAGATCTTCCAAAGCTTATTGACGAACGATCTTgggaggagaagggaaaCGACGACTGCAGTATGGCGCAAAGGCTTGACGAAACAAGTGACACTGGGATCCCTCGCCTCGACCTGAATAATCCAACGATGTTTCCATTCTGGCAAGAGCCGATCTTGATTAGTGTTGACGTCGAATGCAATGAGCGTTGCCCCGGACAGGTCACAGAAGTAGGAATTTCAACTCTGGACACCATGGAGCTGGTTGACACCCTTCCGGGTGAAGACGCAGAGAACTGGACCTCCCAAATCCGTTCCCGTCACCTGCGAGTCCGAGAGTATGGCCACATTGTTAACCGTCAATACGTGACAGGATGCCCGGGAAGCTTTGAATTTGGGGAGAGCGAATGGGTGTCCAAAGGGAAGCTGGCCGATGTGGTACAGGCCTGCTTCCAACCTCCCTACTCATTCGGGGTCGAAGACATGGACGGTGTCCAGGTCGGCAGTGGCCCAGAGCACAAGCACCAGAAGCGCAGCCTGATTCTCGTGGGCCATAACACCGCGATGGACGTAAAGTATCTGGCAAGTCTGGGCATCCCGGTCTTTGAAGATGTCACGGCCGCCTTCGTGGAGCGCATTGACACCGCCGAGTTGTACCGTGCTATCCGAGGTGAGTTTAACCAGCACTCGCTGGCCAGCATTCTCGGCGAACTGGGAATTATCGGATGGAACCTGCACAATGCTGGGAACGATGCTCGCTATACGCTTGAAGCGCTGGTTCGCATGATCTGTCGTGATACAGGCGAGGCTAGCGCTGCTGCTTCAATGGTGGGATAG
- a CDS encoding putative transcription regulator PAB1642: MTTPLTFQLLNISTCPISSATTHPFLQQAGCGQISKPLLSQWLSQDRLYAQSYIRFIGLLLSKIRLPPHNPDSSKPRTSTVEYRAMEVLVDALVNIRRELQFFEETADEYGLDLTALPAAMEDEERERGECVRGEVQAEELFFGPNRITQAYIDMFMSAGSAATSLLEGMVVLWATEACYLQAWRYAASCGASRKATAGPEQDADGGALRTRFIPNWTSPEFEAFVQRIGDVVDELAGQIKGAEEREELMGRCVQWWRQVVWLEERFWPVVKNKIKANIITVRPNHRVVQRPEPPHPRTPCMT, translated from the exons atgacCACCCCACTAACATTCCAactcctcaacatctccaccTGCCCCATCTCCAGCGCAACCACTCACCCCTTCCTCCAACAAGCCGGCTGCGGGCAGATCTCCAAACCGCTGCTCTCGCAATGGCTCTCCCAAGACCGTCTCTACGCACAGTCCTACATCCGCTTCATCGGCCTGCTACTGTCCAAGATCCGCCTCCCACCGCATAATCCGGACAGCTCGAAGCCTCGCACCTCGACGGTGGAGTACCGCGCCATGGAGGTCCTCGTCGACGCGCTGGTGAATATCCGCAGGGAGCTGCAGTTCTTTGAGGAAACGGCGGATGAGTACGGGCTGGACTTGACCGCGTTGCCGGCCGCCATGGAAGACGAGGAGCGGGAGCGGGGCGAGTGCGTGCGCGGCGAGGTTCAGGCCGAGGAGTTGTTCTTTGGTCCGAATCGTATCACGCAGGCGTATATCGATATGTTTATGTCGGCGGGGAGTGCGGCGACGAGCCTGCTGGAGGGGATGGTGGTGTTGTGGGCGACCGAGGCGTGTTACCTGCAAGCGTGGCGGTATGCGGCGTCGTGTGGGGCGTCGAGGAAAGCGACGGCGGGTCCGGAGCAGGACGCCGATGGGGGTGCGCTGCGGACGCGCTTCATCCCGAACTGGACCAGTCCCGAGTTTGAGGCGTTTGTGCAGCGCATTGGGGATGTGGTGGATGAGCTGGCTGGGCAGATCAAGGGGGCCGAGGAGCGTGAGGAGCTGATGGGTCGCTGTGTGCAGTGGTGGCGGCAGGTGGTGTGGTTGGAAGAGAGATTCTGGCCGGTTGTCAAG aaCAAAATAAAAGCAAATATCATTACAGTTCGTCCTAATCATCGCGTCGTCCAGAGACCAGAACCCCCCCACCCCCGTACTCCATGCATGACAtag